The genomic region CGAACCGTGTTTTAGATGTCGCCAATGCTGCAACGGCTAATGGTACAAGGTTGCAACTTATTCACAGAAATGGAAACAGGGCACAGCTCTTTACATTCTTGAAGAATCCGGAGACATCGCCAGCTGCTCCTTTGGAACATAATAAAACGGCTATTATTAGAACGACACAGTTTGCTAATCGTGGTGATTATGTTTTCAAAGTGTCCAACGTTGATGCAATTTTAATTATCGCACTCCGTGATAATAATGATCATCTGGAGCGCTTTAATTTCTTCAGAGCGAGAGGAAAAGGTCCGTGCGTTTATTAAATAAGAAGTAATACATGGCCTTCAGCGGTACTAACTAAACATGGTGATAGTGTTTATTTGACACAAAATAATTATGATGATTCTCAGTTTTGGTTTTTAAATTACAATCCGAATCAAATTTCATCTGACAAAAATTATTATACTATATCAAACCTTTCATCCCCGGAGCTGATTTTAAGCACACCTGTTAAGGTTGATGGCAATATCCGTACCATTTCGTTTGTACAAAGAACTGACTCTCCAAATACCGACTGTTTTTTTGTGATTGACTATATCTGACAACCCTGATTAATAAAAATATTATCATTAAGTGGAATAAACAGTTTATTAAACGCTGTTTATTCTCCTCTTCAGGCTAAAGAGATTTTTTCCTTTTTAGCATTATCATCACGCTGCCCAGCACGCCAATGCACAGGAGTATCAGCGGCAGAACCATCAGAATGGTCATCAGCAGGTCTTCATGGCGCTTAATAAAGGGGACGTGGCTGATGGTGTAACCCAGTGTAATCAGAATGCCGACCCACAGCAGGCCGCTCAACCAGTTGAAAATCTGAAAGCGTGTGTTGTTGAGGCCAGAGATCCCCGCCATCGTGGGCAGGATGGTGCGAACAAAAGCGAGAAATCGCCCGACCAGCAGTGCCATCAACCCATGACGATGAAACAGGTTCCACGCTCTCTGGTGATATTGCACCGGTAAATGCAGCAGCCAGCTCTTTACCAGGCGCGTATTGCCTAACCAGCGGCCCTGCAAATAGCTCAACCAGTATCCCAGACTGGCGGCAAGCGTCAGAATGATAATGCTGGGCATAAAATCCATCGCACCTCTTGCGATCATTGCGCCTGCCAGTAACAGCAGACTGTCGCCGGGCAGGAAAGCAGCAGGTAACAGGCCATTTTCCAGTAGAAGCGTCATAAACATAATGCTATAAACAACATATATCACGTCTGGATTAGCCAGAGCGGCAAAATCCTGTCGCCAGAGCGCCTGAATAATCTCATGTAAAACAGCCATTTTTTATCCCATTAACTTCGTCAGACTGATGTTCTACTTAAAACCTTGCGGCTGCATCTTGTTTAATAATGTAGAAAACCGCTAAGGCGCAGCTTTTTAAATACTTAGCCAGGCCAGACGCTCAAATCCTGCGGCAAGATCGGCAATCAAATCATCCACATTTTCCAGCCCAATATGAACGCGTATCAGCGTGCCACTAAAATCGATGCTGCCCGCCGGACGGATTGCTGCAAGCTCGTCAGGCTGATTGGCAAGGATCAGCGATTCAAACCCGCCCCATGAATACGCCATGCTAAAGTGCTGAAAATGATCGAGATAAGCGGCCAGCTGTTGATCGTCCAGGCGCATCCTGAGCACAAAAGAAAACAGCCCGCTGCTGCCAGTAAAGTCGCGTTTCCAGAATTGATGACCACGGCATTGTGGTAAAGCAGGGTGGTTAACCACGGCCACTTCAGGTCTGTCAGACAGCCAGTTCGCGATTTGCAAAGCGCTTTCCTGATGCTGCCGAAGGCGTACAGCCAGCGTTCTCAGTCCGCGGCTGGCCATATAGGCGGTATCGGCATCGACCATTTGGCCCATCAGGTAAGAGTTTTCACGTAATTGTGGCCAGCAACGTTGGCTTGCTACAGCAGTGCCAATCATCGCGTCAGAATGTCCAATCAGGTATTTAGTTCCGGCCTGAACAGAAATATCAATGCCATACTTCAGTGCCGGAAACAAAATACCGGCTGCCCAGGTGTTATCCATGATGATGACTGCCTCAGGCGATTTACTGCGCACTGCTGCAACAATCGCGGGAATATCCTGAATTTCCATGGTGATGGACGCGGGCGATTCAAGAAACACTACGCGCGTCTCAGGCTGTACCTGTTGTGCGATTTCTGCGCCACTGCAATGGCTGAACCAGGTGGTTGAGACATTCATTTTACTTAAGATCTTGCTGCAAAAGTCCTGCGTTGGCTCATATACCGAACCCGCCATCAGCACGTTATCCCCTGCAGAGACAAATGCCAGAATGGCATTGGCCACTGCTGCGGCACCGCAGGGATAGAGCACGCAACCTGCGCCACCTTCCAACTCGGTCATTGCGTCCTGTAATGAAAAGTGAGTGAGCGTACCACGGCGACCGTAGAATAACTCGCCGTCAGCACGGCCTGCAGTGGCTCGTTTTTTATCGGCGACGGTGTCAAAAACCAGTGAGGAAGCGCGTTGAATGACGCTATTGACGGCCCCCTGGGTATAACGTTTGTTGCGTCCAGCCGTGATGAGCGCTGTTTCAATTTTTTTACTGTTCATGGTCACGATTTTTTGCTGTTAGCGATTTGTCTCTAACGTTAACACGGCAGACGAAAGCGTGAAATTCGCCAACGAGATAATTGATAAGATTTAGCAAAACGTTAATGCCAAATTTTACTGAAATTCTAAA from Erwinia tracheiphila harbors:
- a CDS encoding DedA family protein; this encodes MAVLHEIIQALWRQDFAALANPDVIYVVYSIMFMTLLLENGLLPAAFLPGDSLLLLAGAMIARGAMDFMPSIIILTLAASLGYWLSYLQGRWLGNTRLVKSWLLHLPVQYHQRAWNLFHRHGLMALLVGRFLAFVRTILPTMAGISGLNNTRFQIFNWLSGLLWVGILITLGYTISHVPFIKRHEDLLMTILMVLPLILLCIGVLGSVMIMLKRKKSL
- the metC gene encoding cystathionine beta-lyase; its protein translation is MNSKKIETALITAGRNKRYTQGAVNSVIQRASSLVFDTVADKKRATAGRADGELFYGRRGTLTHFSLQDAMTELEGGAGCVLYPCGAAAVANAILAFVSAGDNVLMAGSVYEPTQDFCSKILSKMNVSTTWFSHCSGAEIAQQVQPETRVVFLESPASITMEIQDIPAIVAAVRSKSPEAVIIMDNTWAAGILFPALKYGIDISVQAGTKYLIGHSDAMIGTAVASQRCWPQLRENSYLMGQMVDADTAYMASRGLRTLAVRLRQHQESALQIANWLSDRPEVAVVNHPALPQCRGHQFWKRDFTGSSGLFSFVLRMRLDDQQLAAYLDHFQHFSMAYSWGGFESLILANQPDELAAIRPAGSIDFSGTLIRVHIGLENVDDLIADLAAGFERLAWLSI